In Chryseobacterium gleum, a single genomic region encodes these proteins:
- a CDS encoding vitamin K epoxide reductase family protein gives MIFDKLINHLKLDKQEFIFQFNSHPNYPSALAFSDTLNFMGVKNDAYELDKEYWDELPEEFIAIVENSFSLVKKSGNNYSVYSEKAKTFGKEELYNKSTDFVLLFEKTENAENKLTFNFKPVLYIIFAVVLAYSFISQTIYAAVFNLLSLAGVYISLEIFNQKFGNTSTVIGSICGGGNTAASQTANSCDKIIKQDKTSILGLKFADFSLIYFTGLTVLGLFLPATAYIVKGFTFVSVLAIGYSLYIQAFVEKTFCRVCLLIISILAGQIVISSLLFDNLSFSVGALLLTVILWALVFSAVIYFNTLLEQKEALQKSNAKNLRFKRNYELFKDQMMQNPKIEFQDTETFAVGKRDSKLRISIVSNPYCGFCKDAHKLVEGLLEKYPDNLSLQMRFNYSPDRAPEKYTQLISDLTHIYHNKPENEFLHAVEEWFETKDENKINALAGEKVTSENLNPLVEMSKENSNAGLSFTPIFIINGYQFPDKYDREDILFFIDELIEDDEI, from the coding sequence ATGATTTTTGACAAACTAATTAACCACCTTAAACTAGATAAACAGGAATTTATTTTCCAGTTCAACTCACATCCCAATTACCCATCTGCATTGGCATTCAGTGATACGCTGAACTTTATGGGGGTAAAAAATGACGCCTATGAACTTGACAAAGAATATTGGGACGAACTTCCGGAAGAATTTATCGCTATTGTTGAAAATTCATTTTCCCTTGTAAAAAAGTCAGGAAACAATTATTCAGTATATTCTGAGAAAGCAAAGACCTTTGGAAAAGAAGAGCTTTATAATAAATCAACCGACTTTGTACTTCTGTTTGAGAAAACGGAGAATGCAGAAAACAAACTGACATTCAATTTCAAACCGGTTCTGTACATTATTTTCGCTGTTGTTCTTGCTTATTCATTTATAAGTCAAACCATTTATGCGGCCGTATTCAATCTTCTTTCGTTAGCCGGAGTTTATATTTCTCTGGAAATTTTCAACCAGAAATTTGGAAATACATCTACCGTTATCGGAAGTATATGCGGAGGCGGAAATACTGCTGCCAGCCAGACAGCCAACTCGTGTGATAAGATTATAAAACAGGATAAAACAAGCATTTTAGGCTTAAAATTCGCGGACTTTTCCCTGATTTATTTCACAGGACTTACAGTATTGGGTTTATTCTTACCGGCTACAGCTTATATTGTAAAAGGATTTACATTCGTTTCTGTACTTGCAATCGGGTATTCATTATATATCCAGGCATTTGTAGAAAAAACATTTTGTAGAGTATGCCTGTTAATTATTTCAATCCTTGCAGGGCAAATTGTAATAAGCAGTTTACTTTTTGATAACCTTTCTTTCAGTGTGGGAGCACTTTTACTGACAGTTATCCTGTGGGCGCTTGTTTTCTCTGCTGTTATTTATTTCAACACTCTTCTTGAGCAAAAAGAAGCGCTTCAAAAATCGAATGCGAAAAATCTCAGATTCAAAAGAAATTATGAGCTTTTCAAAGATCAAATGATGCAAAATCCAAAAATAGAATTCCAGGATACCGAAACCTTTGCTGTTGGAAAAAGAGATTCCAAACTTCGCATATCAATTGTTTCCAATCCATATTGTGGTTTCTGTAAAGATGCTCATAAACTGGTAGAAGGCCTTTTGGAGAAATATCCAGATAATCTCTCGTTGCAGATGAGATTCAATTACAGTCCTGACAGAGCTCCTGAAAAATATACTCAGCTTATTTCAGACTTAACTCATATTTATCATAACAAACCTGAAAACGAGTTTTTACATGCGGTAGAAGAATGGTTTGAAACCAAAGATGAAAATAAAATTAATGCTCTTGCAGGAGAAAAAGTAACATCCGAAAATCTGAACCCATTAGTAGAAATGTCTAAGGAAAACAGTAATGCAGGATTAAGCTTTACCCCTATCTTTATTATCAACGGATATCAGTTTCCAGACAAGTATGATCGTGAAGATATTTTATTCTTTATTGATGAATTAATAGAGGATGATGAGATTTAG
- a CDS encoding DUF3810 domain-containing protein, whose amino-acid sequence MMVSFFESFFELQKGIHQVLFSWISFSVGDLIYIVVSIFLLYWVIALFRKQRRHEAMMKILIFINAFYFTYQVFWGMLYFQTPVIKKLLSQDEPNVNKAKKLALIYLEKCKVTRQSVHEDNKGVFMITDLTSIQKEILHQQAKLPSYISNKKAPQILNIKPSLFKNVMNFTGILGYYNPFTAEAQYNSELPHTFIPFTTAHESSHQLGFAREQEANFVGYLIGIHSSNPELRYSTEFFTLKSLLRFIVEEDPEFVKNILHHYSPAMQRDRAYEKSFIYRHQGWLDDFFGFTNNLFLKSNQQEGAVTYSYFIDLLLNYEK is encoded by the coding sequence ATGATGGTTTCTTTTTTTGAAAGTTTTTTTGAACTTCAAAAAGGAATCCACCAGGTGTTGTTCAGCTGGATTTCGTTTTCTGTTGGAGATTTGATTTATATTGTAGTAAGCATTTTTCTTTTATATTGGGTTATAGCTTTATTCAGGAAGCAGCGGAGGCATGAAGCGATGATGAAAATCCTCATCTTCATTAATGCTTTTTATTTCACTTATCAGGTGTTTTGGGGAATGCTGTATTTCCAGACTCCTGTTATTAAAAAGCTCTTAAGCCAGGATGAGCCTAATGTGAACAAGGCAAAAAAACTGGCTCTTATTTATCTTGAAAAGTGTAAGGTTACCAGACAATCTGTTCATGAAGATAATAAAGGTGTCTTTATGATCACAGACTTGACCTCTATACAAAAGGAAATCCTGCATCAACAAGCAAAATTACCTTCTTATATTTCCAATAAAAAAGCGCCTCAGATTTTAAATATTAAACCCAGCTTGTTCAAAAATGTAATGAACTTCACGGGAATACTCGGATACTACAATCCTTTTACTGCCGAAGCCCAGTATAACTCTGAACTGCCTCACACTTTTATCCCCTTCACCACTGCTCATGAAAGTTCTCACCAACTGGGATTTGCCAGAGAACAGGAGGCTAATTTTGTGGGATATTTAATAGGAATTCATTCCAGCAATCCGGAACTGAGATACAGTACGGAGTTTTTCACTTTAAAAAGTCTTTTAAGATTCATTGTGGAGGAAGATCCTGAGTTTGTAAAGAATATTCTTCATCACTATTCTCCGGCTATGCAAAGAGACCGTGCTTATGAAAAGAGCTTTATTTATCGCCATCAGGGCTGGCTGGATGACTTCTTTGGATTTACTAATAATCTGTTTCTGAAAAGTAATCAGCAGGAAGGCGCTGTTACGTATTCTTACTTTATAGATCTTCTCCTAAACTATGAAAAATAG
- a CDS encoding MFS transporter: protein MSNYSKQTNWAQFIPLVTVFFFWGFVAASNDILIPVFQKAFNLSQTESMLVQICFYVAYTVGSLIYMIVSKSLKQDLINKIGYKNGLIVGLLISALGTLLFYPAANMHSFPLMISGLFIVGLGFSLQQIVANPLAIEVGPTETGSQRLTMAGGINNLGTTIGPLIVSFAIFGSASAANTEASVESVKIPYLILGAAFALVALMLKFSSLPAITPTNTENTDDVIPGEHRTSAFQYPQLVMGMIAIFVYVGVEVSTASNLPAYMEKSLGFETKEVAPYISLYWASLMIGRWTGAVEAFDVNAGFKKILRFLAPYLAFGVFLLVNAIANHDLSPFYVYGFIIVAMIICDILSKGNPARMLLIFSLAGITALLIGMFTTGMISVYAFTSVGLFCSTLWPCIFALAINGLGKYTNQGSGFLIMMIMGGGIVSILQGYIADITNIHFSYIVGVICFAYLAFYAIRVSGILKAQGIDLDKISKGSGH from the coding sequence ATGTCAAATTATTCTAAGCAAACCAATTGGGCCCAATTCATTCCGTTGGTTACTGTATTCTTCTTTTGGGGATTTGTAGCAGCCAGCAATGATATTCTGATCCCGGTTTTTCAAAAAGCCTTCAATCTATCTCAAACTGAAAGTATGCTGGTCCAGATATGCTTTTATGTAGCGTATACTGTAGGATCCTTAATTTATATGATTGTATCCAAGAGTCTGAAACAGGACCTGATCAACAAAATCGGATACAAAAACGGTCTTATTGTAGGACTTTTGATTTCTGCACTGGGAACACTGTTGTTCTACCCTGCTGCCAATATGCATTCTTTTCCTTTAATGATCTCCGGATTATTTATTGTAGGTTTAGGATTCTCTCTTCAGCAGATTGTTGCCAATCCACTCGCTATTGAGGTAGGTCCTACGGAAACAGGATCACAAAGGTTAACAATGGCGGGAGGAATCAATAACTTAGGAACTACTATCGGACCACTTATTGTTTCGTTTGCCATCTTTGGTTCTGCAAGTGCTGCCAATACGGAAGCGAGTGTGGAAAGTGTAAAAATACCTTATCTAATACTGGGAGCAGCTTTTGCGCTTGTGGCTTTAATGCTTAAATTTTCATCACTTCCTGCAATCACTCCAACCAACACTGAGAATACGGATGATGTAATTCCGGGAGAACACAGAACTTCTGCATTCCAGTATCCTCAATTGGTTATGGGAATGATCGCCATCTTCGTGTATGTAGGAGTAGAGGTTTCTACAGCAAGTAACCTTCCTGCTTATATGGAAAAAAGCCTTGGATTTGAAACGAAAGAAGTAGCTCCTTATATTTCGTTGTATTGGGCGTCATTAATGATTGGCCGTTGGACAGGTGCTGTAGAAGCATTTGATGTGAATGCAGGTTTCAAAAAAATCTTAAGATTCCTGGCTCCTTATCTGGCGTTCGGCGTATTTTTATTGGTAAACGCTATTGCCAACCATGATCTTTCTCCTTTCTATGTATATGGATTTATCATTGTTGCTATGATTATCTGTGATATTTTAAGTAAAGGAAACCCGGCAAGGATGCTTTTAATCTTCTCTTTAGCAGGAATTACAGCTCTGCTTATAGGAATGTTCACTACAGGAATGATATCTGTGTATGCATTTACCAGTGTAGGTCTTTTCTGTTCTACTCTGTGGCCATGTATCTTTGCATTGGCAATCAACGGACTTGGAAAGTATACCAACCAGGGATCCGGATTCCTTATTATGATGATTATGGGAGGCGGAATCGTAAGTATATTACAAGGGTATATTGCAGATATCACAAATATTCACTTCAGTTATATCGTGGGGGTTATTTGTTTTGCTTATCTTGCATTCTATGCGATCCGTGTGAGTGGAATCTTAAAAGCTCAGGGCATTGATCTTGATAAAATATCTAAAGGCAGTGGTCATTAA
- a CDS encoding lysophospholipid acyltransferase family protein, translating into MTKILNYLWRFWLLLLAFFLTVTLGIPVYILSFNKKHYKYGYKLVRLWCFGMFYGMGFRYDLIKLSTQEKDKNIPYVFISNHTSIMDIMLVCILFPDHPICFVGKKELVKIPIFGTIYKRICVMVDRASARSRADVYRRCAEKMEEGNSIAIFPEGGVPDDTSVILDDFKDGAFMLSSKHHSPIAVYTFIGLKEMFPFENSKGYPGRVKVYFNGIIEPTDSPKDLKAEAYEEIKKTLIRYSVESK; encoded by the coding sequence GTGACAAAAATTTTAAACTATCTCTGGAGATTCTGGTTGCTGCTGCTGGCATTTTTTCTGACCGTTACACTCGGAATCCCGGTATATATTTTATCTTTTAATAAAAAACATTATAAATACGGTTATAAGCTTGTCAGGCTCTGGTGTTTCGGAATGTTCTACGGAATGGGTTTCCGGTATGACCTTATTAAGCTCTCCACCCAGGAAAAAGATAAAAATATACCATACGTTTTTATCTCTAACCACACCTCTATCATGGATATTATGCTTGTCTGCATTTTGTTTCCTGATCATCCGATTTGTTTTGTAGGTAAAAAAGAACTGGTAAAGATTCCGATTTTCGGAACTATATATAAAAGGATATGTGTCATGGTAGACAGGGCAAGTGCGCGAAGCCGTGCTGATGTGTACCGCAGATGTGCTGAAAAAATGGAAGAAGGTAACAGCATTGCCATTTTTCCGGAAGGCGGCGTACCCGATGATACTTCTGTTATCCTGGATGATTTTAAGGACGGAGCTTTTATGCTGTCCTCAAAACATCACTCCCCTATTGCTGTTTATACCTTTATCGGACTCAAGGAAATGTTTCCTTTTGAAAACTCAAAAGGCTATCCCGGAAGAGTAAAGGTTTATTTCAATGGAATTATTGAACCTACTGATTCGCCCAAAGACCTGAAGGCAGAGGCTTATGAGGAAATAAAAAAAACCTTAATCAGGTATTCCGTTGAAAGTAAATAG
- a CDS encoding GtrA family protein codes for MKEILLRQKQVLFFIIAGGLSAIVEIGSFKIFSTYLPHFIVKETNFYGVHYPLSNIFSTSCGIITNYFLSIWFVFERGKHSKRKEFAYFMIVSFFSTMLSLGFFQIFYSFIFKDNINLFFYTLSPEMISKIAAILLVSILNYSIKKKVIFNG; via the coding sequence ATGAAAGAAATACTCTTACGCCAGAAGCAGGTTTTGTTCTTCATCATTGCAGGAGGACTGAGTGCTATTGTAGAGATAGGCAGCTTTAAAATTTTCAGCACTTATCTTCCGCACTTCATTGTAAAAGAAACCAACTTTTATGGTGTGCATTATCCTCTGAGTAATATTTTCTCTACCAGCTGCGGGATTATTACCAATTATTTTCTGAGTATATGGTTTGTATTTGAAAGAGGAAAGCATTCGAAGAGAAAAGAGTTTGCTTACTTTATGATAGTATCCTTTTTTTCGACAATGCTCAGCTTAGGATTTTTCCAGATTTTCTACAGTTTCATATTTAAAGATAATATCAATTTATTTTTTTATACCTTGAGCCCGGAAATGATCAGTAAAATTGCTGCAATATTGCTGGTGTCCATTCTGAATTATTCAATTAAAAAGAAAGTAATTTTTAACGGTTAG
- a CDS encoding BadF/BadG/BcrA/BcrD ATPase family protein translates to MVAIVDSGSTKTDWVILDDFKKVFLKTETIGFNPNFINRELIAPEIQKNSNLISVKNSITKVFFYGSGCGVKKNCETIEEELKKVFGKAEIIVKEDLMAAAYAAYSGKPAIVCILGTGSNSCFFDGKNVKIELPSLGFLIGDEGSGSAIGKQLVRRYFMKKLPADLHKEFEADYQLTVEDALKNMYHTPRPNAYLANFTKFVIERKDHPYFRDMVFDEMKNFFEYQVLPYEEAYEAEINFIGSIAYYYENTLRSVATELNLNVGHVVQKPIESLVDYHIKYIL, encoded by the coding sequence ATGGTTGCTATTGTAGATAGTGGTTCTACTAAAACGGATTGGGTAATTCTTGATGACTTTAAAAAAGTTTTTCTGAAAACAGAAACAATCGGTTTCAATCCGAATTTTATCAACAGGGAGCTTATTGCTCCGGAAATCCAGAAAAATAGCAATCTGATATCGGTTAAAAATTCAATTACCAAAGTATTTTTTTATGGTTCAGGATGCGGGGTGAAAAAAAACTGCGAAACCATAGAGGAAGAACTGAAAAAAGTTTTTGGAAAAGCAGAGATTATTGTGAAGGAAGATCTGATGGCTGCTGCGTATGCGGCTTACAGCGGAAAACCTGCTATCGTGTGCATCTTGGGCACAGGGTCAAATTCCTGTTTTTTTGACGGTAAAAATGTAAAGATAGAATTACCTTCACTCGGATTCCTGATAGGGGATGAGGGAAGCGGAAGCGCTATCGGAAAGCAGCTGGTGCGCAGATATTTTATGAAAAAGCTGCCTGCAGACCTTCATAAAGAATTTGAAGCAGACTATCAGCTTACAGTGGAGGATGCATTGAAAAACATGTACCATACCCCAAGACCCAATGCTTATCTGGCAAATTTTACCAAATTTGTAATCGAAAGAAAAGATCATCCTTACTTCAGGGATATGGTTTTTGACGAAATGAAGAATTTCTTCGAATACCAGGTTCTCCCTTATGAGGAAGCGTATGAAGCTGAGATTAATTTCATCGGCTCCATCGCTTATTATTATGAAAATACACTACGTTCTGTAGCAACAGAACTTAATTTAAATGTGGGACATGTAGTTCAGAAACCAATTGAAAGTTTAGTAGATTACCACATTAAATATATACTTTAA
- a CDS encoding NADP-dependent malic enzyme gives MSSNNNRDEKNFSQAALDYHKAEPKGKIEVIPSKPHSSQRDLSLAYSPGVAVPCMEIHDKPETVYDYTGKGNLVAVISNGTAVLGLGDIGAEASKPVMEGKGLLFKIFADINVFDIEIDEKDPDKFIEIVKGIAPTFGGINLEDIKAPEAFYIEQRLKEELNIPLMHDDQHGTAIISAAALINSLQIANKDIDKVKMVVNGAGAAAIACTKLYISLGLKKENVLMCDSKGVINHKRENLTPEKLDFIAQTDIETLEDAVKGSDVFVGLSKGNVMTPEMLLSMNDNPIVFALANPDPEIAYDLAIETRKDVIMATGRSDYPNQVNNVLGFPYIFRGALDVQATGINEAMKLAAVHAIADLAKEPVPEAVILAYNVQNLQFGREYFIPKPFDNRLITKVSSAVAKAAIESGVARKTITDFDEYEHQLLDRMGRDERLVRMMQSRAKSNPKRITLGNAEEYNVLKAAQILCEEGIAYPSLLGDKKYIKEQMERYGITLDVPIIDPSDDDQKENRKKYRETLWKLRQRKGMNEYKAKRYVRQRDYFGPLMLKHGDTDGLIVGFSKNYTSVLRPVLEVIEKDKGVDKVAAMMMILSEKKPIFFADTSINQNPTAEDLVNIAKMAEFTVKSFAIEPRIAMLGFENFAAISETSKKVAKAVGILHEKYPKMVVDGEIQPDFAMNADHLSDYPFSKLGTTPANTFIFPNLESANLSYKILRGMKVAQVIGPILMGLKQPVHVLQMRSSVDEIVNLATIAVLDAQRREKKS, from the coding sequence ATGTCAAGTAACAACAATCGTGACGAAAAGAACTTTAGCCAGGCCGCACTGGATTATCATAAAGCAGAACCCAAAGGAAAAATTGAAGTAATACCATCAAAGCCGCACTCTTCCCAAAGAGATCTGTCATTGGCATATTCTCCTGGAGTAGCAGTACCTTGTATGGAAATTCATGATAAGCCGGAAACAGTTTATGATTACACAGGAAAAGGAAATCTGGTAGCAGTAATTTCTAACGGTACTGCCGTACTTGGATTGGGAGATATCGGTGCTGAAGCTTCAAAACCGGTAATGGAAGGGAAAGGACTTTTGTTCAAGATCTTTGCAGATATCAACGTTTTTGATATTGAGATTGATGAAAAGGATCCGGATAAATTTATTGAAATCGTGAAAGGGATTGCTCCTACTTTCGGAGGAATTAACCTTGAAGATATTAAAGCTCCCGAAGCTTTTTATATAGAACAAAGACTGAAAGAGGAATTGAATATTCCTTTGATGCATGACGACCAGCACGGAACAGCCATTATCTCAGCTGCTGCATTGATCAACTCTCTGCAGATTGCTAACAAGGATATTGATAAAGTGAAAATGGTGGTAAACGGAGCGGGTGCTGCAGCTATTGCATGTACTAAGCTTTATATTTCATTAGGATTGAAAAAAGAAAACGTCCTGATGTGCGACAGTAAGGGAGTAATCAACCATAAAAGAGAAAACCTTACTCCTGAAAAACTGGATTTTATCGCTCAGACTGATATCGAAACATTGGAAGATGCTGTAAAAGGATCTGATGTTTTTGTTGGATTATCAAAAGGAAACGTAATGACTCCTGAAATGCTGTTAAGCATGAACGATAATCCTATCGTATTTGCTTTGGCTAATCCTGATCCGGAAATTGCTTACGATCTTGCAATTGAAACCCGTAAAGATGTGATCATGGCTACAGGAAGAAGTGATTATCCTAACCAGGTTAATAACGTACTGGGATTCCCTTACATTTTCCGTGGTGCATTGGATGTACAGGCAACAGGAATTAATGAAGCCATGAAACTGGCTGCGGTACATGCCATTGCTGACCTTGCAAAAGAACCGGTGCCGGAAGCTGTAATCTTAGCATATAACGTTCAGAACCTTCAGTTTGGAAGAGAATACTTTATTCCGAAACCATTTGATAACAGATTGATCACAAAAGTATCAAGCGCTGTGGCAAAAGCAGCTATTGAAAGTGGTGTTGCCAGAAAAACCATTACGGATTTTGATGAATATGAGCACCAGCTTTTAGACAGAATGGGCAGAGATGAAAGATTGGTAAGAATGATGCAGAGCCGTGCGAAATCCAATCCGAAAAGAATCACCCTTGGAAACGCTGAAGAATACAATGTATTGAAAGCTGCTCAGATCCTTTGTGAAGAAGGAATTGCATACCCAAGCCTTTTAGGGGATAAAAAGTACATCAAGGAACAGATGGAACGTTACGGAATTACTCTGGATGTCCCTATCATTGATCCAAGTGATGATGATCAGAAAGAAAATAGAAAAAAATACAGAGAAACCCTTTGGAAGCTTCGTCAGAGAAAAGGAATGAACGAGTACAAAGCGAAGAGATATGTTCGTCAGAGAGATTATTTCGGACCTTTGATGCTGAAGCATGGAGATACTGACGGACTTATCGTAGGATTCTCTAAAAATTATACTTCCGTTTTACGTCCTGTTTTAGAAGTTATTGAAAAAGATAAAGGCGTAGACAAAGTAGCGGCAATGATGATGATCCTGTCTGAAAAGAAACCTATTTTCTTTGCAGATACTTCCATCAACCAGAACCCTACAGCTGAAGACCTGGTGAATATTGCTAAAATGGCAGAATTTACAGTAAAATCTTTTGCTATTGAACCAAGAATCGCAATGCTTGGATTTGAAAATTTTGCTGCTATCTCTGAAACTTCCAAGAAAGTTGCGAAAGCAGTAGGAATCCTTCATGAAAAATATCCTAAAATGGTTGTGGATGGTGAAATTCAGCCTGATTTTGCAATGAATGCAGACCACCTGAGTGATTATCCATTCTCAAAATTAGGAACAACTCCGGCCAATACATTCATCTTCCCGAACCTTGAAAGTGCCAACCTTTCTTATAAAATCCTGAGAGGTATGAAGGTAGCACAGGTAATCGGACCTATCTTAATGGGATTAAAACAACCGGTACATGTACTTCAGATGCGTTCAAGCGTAGATGAAATTGTAAACCTTGCTACCATTGCCGTTCTTGATGCTCAAAGAAGAGAAAAAAAATCGTAA
- the ruvA gene encoding Holliday junction branch migration protein RuvA → MIFSLQGIVQELTPTYAVINVQGVGYYVGISLMTSQTLVLNQQTFLFIQQIIREDAHLLFGFNTRSEKEMFNLLISVNGVGAVSALILLSTLSLDEIASAILSGNSALIQKAKGIGAKTAERIIVDLKDKVQKYSDPNANISVMVDNKIKEESLSALEVLGIPKRTSEKIADKIIKQNPSISVEELVKQILKNI, encoded by the coding sequence ATGATATTTTCTTTACAAGGCATAGTTCAGGAACTTACACCTACCTACGCTGTCATCAATGTGCAAGGAGTTGGTTACTATGTGGGAATCAGTTTGATGACCTCACAGACGTTGGTTTTGAATCAGCAGACCTTTTTATTTATTCAGCAGATCATTCGTGAGGATGCTCATCTTCTCTTTGGATTTAACACACGTTCAGAAAAAGAAATGTTTAATCTGTTAATAAGTGTTAATGGAGTGGGGGCTGTCTCAGCACTTATACTTTTGTCAACTTTGAGCCTGGATGAGATTGCTTCAGCCATACTTTCAGGAAACAGTGCATTGATCCAGAAAGCTAAAGGAATCGGGGCAAAAACTGCGGAAAGAATTATCGTAGATCTTAAAGATAAAGTGCAGAAATACAGTGATCCTAACGCGAATATTTCTGTGATGGTAGATAATAAAATTAAGGAAGAATCGTTATCTGCATTAGAAGTTTTAGGCATTCCTAAACGAACCAGTGAGAAGATTGCGGATAAAATTATAAAACAAAATCCAAGCATCTCGGTAGAAGAATTGGTAAAACAAATCTTAAAAAACATTTAA